The Bradysia coprophila strain Holo2 unplaced genomic scaffold, BU_Bcop_v1 contig_70, whole genome shotgun sequence genome contains a region encoding:
- the LOC119083640 gene encoding cold shock domain-containing protein CG9705 has translation MSSNSPSPSESPNRSSNINLSLPSPIITRRTRTSSTSARALENPVEKGMIKIFCRSKGHGFITPHSGGDDIFVHISDIEGEYVPMPGDEVKYRLCIIPPKYEKHQAVHCQIINFCETKHKKWEDQYYESGNK, from the exons ATGTCCTCAAATTCACCGTCACCATCCGAATCGCCCAATCGAAGTTCCAATATTAATTTATCACTTCCCAGTCCAATAATAACCAGACGAACACGAACATCTAGCAC ATCGGCTCGGGCACTCGAGAACCCCGTCGAGAAGggaatgataaaaatattttgtcgatCAAAAGGTCATGGTTTCATTACTCCACATAGCGGCGGTGACGACATTTTCGTTCATATTTCCGA TATCGAAGGTGAATATGTGCCAATGCCGGGCGATGAAGTGAAATACCGTCTGTGCATCATTCCGCcgaaatacgaaaaacatcAAGCGGTCCACTGTCAAATTATCAATTTCTGTGAAACGAAACACAAGAAATGGGAGGACCAGTACTACGAAAGCGGCAACAAATAA
- the LOC119083641 gene encoding 3-hydroxyacyl-CoA dehydrogenase type-2, which yields MFKGAVALVTGGASGLGRATAERFAQNGARVILCDLPSSNGGDVAKSLGDNVVFVPVDVTSETDVATAIETAKSKFGRLNVSVNCAGTAVACRAYNFKKNVPHKLADFSRVLTVNTVGTFNVIRLSAGLMGQNEPNGDGQRGVIINTASVAAYDGQIGQAAYSASKAAVVGMTLPIARDFSTIGIRVVTIAPGLFDTPMLSSLPADVRRGLAETVPFPKRLGNPAEYAQLVEAIVNNPLINGETIRLDGALRMQP from the exons ATGTTTAAG GGTGCTGTAGCGCTTGTGACTGGTGGTGCTAGCGGTCTAGGCCGGGCAACTGCCGAACGATTCGCTCAGAATGGAGCCAGAGTCATTCTCTGCGATCTACCATCATCGAACGGCGGCGATGTGGCCAAATCACTCGGAGACAATGTTGTATTTGTTCCAGTTGATGTGACGTCAGAAACGGATGTCGCTACTGCCATTGAAACTGCAAAATCAAAGTTTGGACGACTGAATGTTTCGGTCAATTGTGCTGGAACGGCTGTCGCGTGTAGAGcatacaattttaaaaagaacGTGCCCCACAAACTGGCAGATTTTAGCCGTGTCTTGACG GTGAACACTGTTGGTACATTTAACGTAATCCGTTTATCAGCTGGACTTATGGGACAGAACGAACCAAATGGTGATGGTCAACGTGGTGTCATTATCAACACAGCCTCAGTGGCAGCATACGATGGTCAAATTGGCCAAGCTGCCTATTCGGCTTCGAAAGCGGCCGTCGTTGGCATGACATTACCTATTGCTAGAGACTTTTCCACGATTGGCATTCGAGTTGTGACAATTGCGCCCGGTTTATTCGATACGCCAATGTTGTCATCACTTCCTGCCGACGTTCGACGCGGATTAGCCGAAACAGTACCGTTCCCGAAACGTCTGGGCAATCCCGCAGAATACGCACAATTGGTCGAGGCGATTGTGAACAATCCGTTGATAAATGGTGAGACAATTCGCCTTGACGGAGCGCTGAGAATGCAACCGTAA
- the LOC119083705 gene encoding putative tRNA (cytidine(32)/guanosine(34)-2'-O)-methyltransferase — MGKTSKDKRDIYYRLAKEEGWRARSAFKLIHIDQVFHILDGVTRVVDLCAAPGSWSQVLSKKLYEGSSSPDDVKIVAVDLQAMAPLPGVKQLQGDITKISTAREIIDYFDNAKAQLVICDGAPDVTGLHDIDEYIQSQLLLAALSITTHVLELGGTFVAKIFRGKDTTLLYSQLKIFFRKVSITKPASSRNSSIEAFVVCQNYHPPDGYVPQMINPLADVKVIVGETESPVNKQIIPFVVCGDLRGYDSDMSYSLASDPSKVYEFKEVVQSPISPAYKEILDKTKSISLKHQGIVVDANVVPHDDLK, encoded by the exons ATGGGCAAAACATCGAAAGACAAACGCGACATATACTACCGATTGGCAAAAGAAGAGGGTTGGCGAGCAAGAAGTGCATTCAAATTGATTCACATCGATCAGGTGTTTCATATTTTGGACG GAGTGACTCGAGTGGTTGATTTGTGTGCGGCACCGGGTAGCTGGAGTCAAGTTTTATCGAAGAAATTGTACGAGGGCAGTTCGAGTCCGGATGATGTTAAAATCGTTGCTGTCGATCTTCAGGCAATGGCACCATTACCGG GAGTCAAACAACTGCAAGGCGACATAACGAAAATCAGTACGGCCCGCGAGATTATCGACTACTTTGATAACGCAAAAGCTCAACTTGTCATCTGCGACGGAGCACCAGACGTCACCGGACTCCACGACATCGACGAATACATTCAATCGCAACTACTTCTGGCTGCACTCAGTATCACGACACATGTCCTCGAACTGGGCGGCACATTtgtagcgaaaatatttcgcGGAAAGGACACCACGCTGCTGTACTCACAGTTGAAGATCTTTTTCCGAAAAGTTTCCATCACAAAACCGGCCAGTTCGCGGAACTCGAGCATTG AGGCGTTTGTCGTATGCCAAAATTACCATCCACCGGATGGTTACGTTCCGCAAATGATAAATCCCTTGGCTGATGTGAAGGTGATTGTTGGTGAAACAGAGTCGCCGgtcaataaacaaattattcCGTTTGTGGTGTGCGGTGACTTGCGGGGATATGATTCGGATATGTCTTACAGTTTGGCG AGCGACCCGTCCAAAGTCTACGAGTTCAAGGAAGTGGTCCAATCACCGATCTCGCCAGCGTACAAAGAGATTTTGGACAAAACGAAGAGTATCTCGCTGAAGCATCAAGGTATTGTAGTGGATGCGAATGTGGTACCACACGACGATCTCAAATAA
- the LOC119083677 gene encoding histone deacetylase HDAC1 — translation MSMQAHSKKRVCYYYDSDIGNYYYGQGHPMKPHRIRMTHNLLLNYGLYRKMEIYRPHKATADEMTKFHSDDYIRFLRSIRPDNMSEYNKQMQRFNVGEDCPVFDGLYEFCQLSAGGSVAAAVKLNKQASEICINWGGGLHHAKKSEASGFCYVNDIVLGILELLKYHQRVLYIDIDVHHGDGVEEAFYTTDRVMTVSFHKYGEYFPGTGDLRDIGAGKGKYYAVNIPLRDGMDDDAYDSIFVPIISKVMETFQPSAVVLQCGADSLTGDRLGCFNLTVKGHGKCVEFVKKYNLPFLMVGGGGYTIRNVSRCWTYETSVALGVEIANELPYNDYFEYFGPDFKLHISPSNMSNQNTAEYLEKIKNRLFENLRMLPHAPGVQVQAIPEDAVNDESDDEDKIDKDERLPQSDKDKRIVPENEFSDSEDEGDGGRRDSRSFKTQRKRPRLDKSNDVKPDLEAKEEKETKMETVESEEAKPTEEPKKEPAMVA, via the exons ATGTCTATGCAAGCGCATAGTAAGAAGAGAGTATGTTACTACTACGACA GTGATATCGGAAACTATTACTATGGACAAGGGCATCCGATGAAACCGCATCGCATACGTATGACACACAATTTACTGTTAAACTATGGACTTTACAGGAAAATGGAGATTTAC CGACCTCACAAAGCCACTGCTgacgaaatgacaaaattccATTCGGATGATTACATCCGCTTTCTACGATCGATTCGCCCGGATAATATGTCCGAGTACAACAAGCAGATGCAGAGAT TTAATGTTGGTGAAGATTGTCCCGTATTCGATGGATTGTatgaattttgtcaattatcgGCTGGTGGATCGGTGGCTGCCGCTGTTAAGCTGAACAAACAAGCGTCCGAGATCTGCATCAATTGGGGCGGTGGACTCCATCATGCGAAAAAATCGGAGGCGTCTGGTTTCTGTTATGTGAACGACATTGTGTTGGGCATTTTGGAGTTGCTGAAGTATCATCAACGCGTTCTGTACATCGACATTGATGTGCATCACGGTGACGGAGTAGAGGAAGCATTTTATACCACAGACCGTGTGATGACCGTATCGTTTCACAAATACGGCGAATACTTTCCGGGCACTGGCGATCTGAGGGACATTGGGGCCGGCAAAGGAAAATATTATGCCGTCAATATACCGTTACGTGACGGCATGGACGATGATGCATACGATTCGATATTCGTTCCAATTATATCGAAAGTCATGGAGACATTCCAGCCATCAGCTGTAGTATTACAATGCGGTGCCGATTCGTTGACGGGCGATCGATTGGGCTGTTTTAATTTGACGGTCAAGGGCCATGGAAAGTGCGTAGAATTTGTCAAGAAATACAATCTGCCGTTCCTAATGGTTGGCGGCGGTGGCTACACAATCCGAAATGTGTCACGCTGCTGGACGTATGAAACGTCGGTAGCGCTTGGCGTTGAAATAGCCAACGAACTGCCGTACAACGATTATTTCGAATATTTCGGGCCCGACTTCAAATTGCATATCAGTCCGAGCAACATGTCGAATCAAAATACGGCCGAATATTTGGAGAAGATCAAGAATCGTTTGTTCGAAAATCTGCGCATGCTTCCGCATGCGCCCGGTGTACAAGTGCAGGCAATACCGGAAGATGCGGTGAACGACGAATCGGACGACGAGGATAAAATTGACAAAGATGAAAGACTGCCACAGAGTGATAAGGACAAGCGAATCGTGccggaaaatgaattttcggaTTCAGAAGATGAGGGTGACGGCGGACGTCGCGACAGTCGATCATTCAAGACACAAAGGAAGCGGCCGCGCTTGGACAAATCAAACGATGTGAAACCAGATTTGGAGGCGAAAGAAGAGAAGGAAACGAAAA TGGAAACAGTCGAGAGCGAAGAAGCCAAACCGACAGAGGAGCCGAAAAAGGAACCGGCAATGGTCGCATAA